From Candidatus Methylomirabilota bacterium:
TACTTGTCCAGGTTGAGAGAGGAGTAGCCGGGCGGCTTTACCTTCGGATAAATGCCCGGCGACGGTCATGCGGCGGATCTTGAAGGTGGGGATGCCGACGTCCCGCTGAAAGATGAGGGCCTAACCAACAATACCGAAGACACTTGACATAGCATAAAAGTCGGTCTAGTTTTCTGCATGCAGGAGGGTTCGCGATGAGAACAACTCTAGAGATTGACGAGAAGCTCCTCAAGCAGGCGCAGGTTCTTACCAAGGCCAAGACAAAGAAGGAGGTTGTCCACCGCTCCCTGGAGGCCCTTATCCGCCAGCAGCGGATCGAGCGTCTCCTTGGAAAACTGGGCCACTTTCCACTGAACTTAACTCCGAGAAAACTCGCCAAGCTGCGTG
This genomic window contains:
- a CDS encoding type II toxin-antitoxin system VapB family antitoxin → MRTTLEIDEKLLKQAQVLTKAKTKKEVVHRSLEALIRQQRIERLLGKLGHFPLNLTPRKLAKLRADG